The Flavobacterium commune genome contains a region encoding:
- a CDS encoding copper homeostasis protein CutC: MLLEICTSSYQSAINAQNAGAHRIELCSELAVGGITPSYGLLKNVLATVTIPVNVLIRPRSGNFTYSEEEFAIMKTDIQLCKDMGCSGIVSGVLNPDNTIDIVRTKELIELSKPLEFTFHRAFDWVENSFEALEQLITIGATRVLTSGKKQTALEGMKLLKVLKERAKNKIIILPGGGINKKNAFLFKNKKFKEIHCSASIISYQKTDEKLSMNNQKLFDDRIIVHSDSDTITAILDSIS; the protein is encoded by the coding sequence ATGTTATTAGAAATTTGTACCTCGTCTTATCAATCGGCAATTAATGCGCAAAATGCAGGAGCTCACAGAATAGAATTGTGTTCCGAATTAGCGGTTGGAGGAATTACACCTTCTTATGGATTACTTAAAAATGTGTTAGCAACTGTAACAATTCCTGTCAATGTGTTGATACGACCACGAAGCGGCAATTTTACTTATTCTGAAGAAGAATTTGCTATCATGAAAACCGATATTCAACTGTGTAAAGATATGGGCTGTAGTGGTATTGTTTCTGGTGTGTTAAATCCTGATAACACTATTGATATTGTAAGAACAAAAGAATTAATCGAATTATCAAAACCATTGGAATTTACTTTTCACCGAGCTTTTGATTGGGTTGAAAATTCTTTTGAAGCCTTAGAACAATTAATAACAATTGGAGCAACGAGAGTGTTGACTTCAGGAAAAAAACAGACCGCTCTTGAAGGGATGAAACTTTTGAAAGTGTTGAAAGAAAGAGCAAAAAATAAGATTATCATTCTTCCGGGAGGAGGAATCAATAAAAAGAATGCCTTCTTATTTAAAAATAAGAAATTTAAAGAAATTCATTGTTCAGCTTCAATAATAAGCTATCAAAAAACGGATGAAAAGCTGTCCATGAACAATCAAAAATTATTTGACGATCGTATTATTGTTCATTCGGATAGCGATACAATTACAGCTATTTTGGATAGTATAAGTTAA
- a CDS encoding sugar MFS transporter: MEISIASSKTKNTTLIPIIIIAGLFFIFGFVTWINGALIPFMKTINELTSAQSLLVASASYISFVVMALPASYILSKIGYKKGMSLGVFIMGLGALVFIPAAEARTYWMFLTGIFIQGAGMTLLQTASNPYITILGPIDSAAKRISIMGIANKVAGALGSLIFGALLLSGIDEIKEKLNVVSAAEKAELLNTMADSVVTPYVVMALVLFILGILIRKAPLPDVEAEPIEEPKDGSTTKTSIFHFPHLWLGVLTLFMYVGVEVIAGDTIIAYGISLGIPVADAKFFTTFTLMAMVATYGLGAFLIPKYITQTLALKLSAILGIVLSFCIVFTDGFTSVLFVAALGMANALVWPAVWPLTLKGLGKYTKTASALLIMAISGGAIIPPLYGNLVDANKADYIAQGMNEALATATASTKGYWILLPCYLVILYYAIAGHKLGLSKK; the protein is encoded by the coding sequence ATGGAAATTAGTATAGCATCTTCTAAAACAAAAAACACTACGTTAATTCCAATTATAATTATAGCTGGGCTATTTTTTATATTTGGATTTGTAACCTGGATTAATGGAGCTTTAATTCCGTTTATGAAAACCATAAACGAATTGACATCAGCGCAATCTCTTTTGGTTGCTTCGGCTTCTTATATTTCTTTTGTGGTGATGGCATTGCCCGCTTCTTATATTTTATCAAAAATTGGATATAAAAAAGGAATGTCTTTAGGGGTGTTTATTATGGGGTTAGGCGCTTTGGTTTTTATACCCGCTGCCGAGGCAAGAACCTATTGGATGTTTTTGACTGGAATATTTATTCAGGGTGCAGGGATGACTTTATTGCAAACAGCATCCAACCCTTATATTACTATTCTTGGGCCTATTGATAGTGCTGCAAAACGCATTTCCATTATGGGAATTGCCAATAAAGTGGCAGGAGCTTTAGGTTCGCTTATTTTTGGAGCATTACTTTTATCAGGGATTGATGAAATTAAAGAAAAACTAAATGTCGTGAGTGCTGCTGAAAAAGCAGAATTATTAAACACCATGGCCGATAGTGTCGTAACACCTTATGTGGTAATGGCTTTGGTTTTATTTATTTTGGGAATATTAATTCGAAAAGCACCATTGCCAGATGTAGAAGCGGAACCAATTGAAGAACCAAAAGACGGCAGCACCACTAAAACGAGTATTTTTCATTTCCCACATTTATGGCTTGGAGTATTAACTCTTTTTATGTACGTAGGTGTTGAGGTTATCGCTGGGGATACTATTATTGCTTATGGAATTTCATTAGGTATTCCAGTTGCTGATGCCAAATTTTTTACCACATTCACCTTGATGGCTATGGTAGCTACTTATGGTTTGGGAGCGTTCTTAATTCCTAAATACATTACACAGACTTTAGCTTTAAAACTTAGTGCTATTTTAGGAATCGTATTGTCGTTTTGTATTGTTTTTACCGATGGATTTACTTCCGTATTATTTGTAGCAGCATTGGGTATGGCTAATGCTTTGGTTTGGCCTGCGGTATGGCCTTTAACTTTAAAAGGTTTGGGAAAATATACTAAAACCGCTTCGGCCTTATTGATTATGGCTATTTCTGGTGGTGCCATCATTCCACCTTTATACGGAAATTTGGTCGATGCCAATAAAGCCGATTATATAGCTCAAGGAATGAATGAAGCCCTAGCTACTGCAACCGCTTCAACTAAAGGATATTGGATTTTATTGCCTTGTTATCTTGTGATTTTATATTATGCAATAGCAGGACATAAGTTGGGCTTAAGTAAAAAATAA
- a CDS encoding sialidase family protein has protein sequence MIFKLKYSIFLMLLVCVACTSVKQLPKVYSINNTFITTQPITTNSHAVTLVEVKPNEIIAAWFGGKYEGAKDVGIYFSKYKNKKWSAPQNLVPPYIQKGDTLPCWNPVLFKSKSEKLYLFYKIGKNPREWFGAMIVSVDDGATWSVPKLLPKGILGPIKNKPIELTTGVILCGSSNESVENNEWRAHVETYDEATEKWTKITIENKQNFDIIQPTFLVHSNKKVQMLFRSKHNKLITSWSEDYGNSWKNTDSIAVVNSNSGVDAVTLSKKSFLLVNNPLKQGKDWFNGRNVLDVEHSKDGIHWQKLFDLEYQPEGEFSYPAIIQTLDGEIHVLYTYNRKYIKHVRFKTAK, from the coding sequence ATGATTTTTAAATTGAAATATTCCATCTTTTTAATGCTTTTGGTTTGTGTTGCCTGTACTTCGGTAAAGCAGTTGCCAAAAGTGTATTCGATCAACAATACTTTTATAACAACGCAGCCTATTACGACTAACAGTCATGCTGTTACTTTAGTTGAGGTAAAGCCAAATGAAATTATAGCGGCATGGTTTGGTGGAAAATACGAAGGTGCCAAAGATGTTGGGATTTATTTTTCTAAATACAAAAATAAGAAATGGTCTGCTCCACAAAATTTGGTTCCGCCCTATATCCAAAAAGGAGATACTTTGCCTTGTTGGAATCCTGTTTTATTTAAAAGCAAAAGCGAAAAATTATACTTGTTTTATAAAATTGGAAAAAATCCAAGAGAATGGTTTGGAGCAATGATAGTATCGGTTGATGATGGAGCAACGTGGAGTGTTCCAAAATTGCTCCCAAAAGGTATTCTTGGTCCTATAAAAAACAAGCCAATAGAGCTAACTACCGGAGTAATTTTATGCGGAAGTAGTAATGAAAGCGTTGAAAATAATGAATGGAGAGCTCATGTAGAAACCTATGATGAGGCTACTGAAAAGTGGACAAAAATTACTATCGAAAACAAACAAAATTTTGATATTATCCAACCCACATTTTTAGTGCATTCGAATAAAAAAGTGCAGATGCTATTTAGAAGTAAGCACAATAAACTGATAACGAGTTGGTCAGAAGATTATGGTAATAGCTGGAAAAATACCGATAGCATTGCTGTTGTCAATTCAAATTCGGGTGTTGATGCGGTTACTTTATCTAAAAAATCGTTTTTATTGGTTAACAATCCATTAAAACAAGGAAAAGATTGGTTTAATGGACGCAACGTTTTAGATGTAGAGCATTCAAAAGATGGAATTCATTGGCAGAAATTATTCGATTTGGAATACCAGCCTGAAGGCGAGTTCAGCTATCCGGCAATTATCCAAACTTTAGATGGAGAAATTCATGTTTTATATACTTATAATCGAAAGTATATCAAGCATGTTCGCTTTAAAACAGCAAAATAA
- a CDS encoding L-rhamnose mutarotase: MKKYCLALDLKDEPNLIEEYKAFHQNVWPEIIESIKESGIRNLEIYTIQDRLFMIIEAEAHFSFEEKAKLDATNPKVQDWEELMWRFQKALPGAQPGEKWLLMDKIFELR, encoded by the coding sequence ATGAAAAAATATTGTCTGGCATTAGATTTAAAAGACGAACCTAATTTAATTGAAGAATACAAAGCCTTTCACCAAAATGTATGGCCTGAAATTATTGAAAGTATAAAAGAATCAGGAATTAGAAATCTGGAGATTTATACTATTCAAGATCGATTGTTTATGATTATCGAAGCAGAGGCTCATTTTTCTTTCGAAGAAAAAGCAAAATTAGATGCAACAAATCCAAAAGTTCAAGATTGGGAAGAATTAATGTGGCGATTTCAAAAAGCACTTCCGGGAGCTCAGCCTGGCGAGAAATGGCTGTTGATGGATAAAATTTTTGAACTCAGGTAA
- a CDS encoding M20/M25/M40 family metallo-hydrolase: MISVCFTVSVAAQNSRLEKTFYKHDKYLSSDKMQGRFPGTKGNNEAAAYIRKYFQKYGLEKFNGNYYQSFQLFVKEGINKMKSDTVTTQNVVGYIEGSDEKLKKEFIVIGAHYDHWGWGGIASGSKKKDTMAIHNGADDNASGVAALLCILEKVSKSKVKSKRSIIFVSFSGEEEGLLGSKYFVNHLPIPKDAVKVMLNMDMVGRLNAENQIFMGGAGTFPDGVELMKNLAENSGLNPVIHAGGVGGSDHVSFYKSSISAVGFHTGGHPQYHTPEDDIELINFRGGALVSQYIYNALISIANYAQPLVFINRD, from the coding sequence ATGATTTCGGTATGCTTTACCGTTAGTGTTGCTGCTCAAAATAGCCGTTTGGAAAAAACATTTTACAAACACGATAAATATCTTTCATCAGATAAAATGCAAGGGCGATTTCCCGGGACGAAAGGTAATAATGAGGCAGCAGCTTACATTAGAAAGTATTTTCAGAAATATGGTCTGGAAAAATTTAATGGCAATTATTATCAGTCTTTTCAATTGTTTGTAAAAGAAGGAATCAATAAGATGAAATCGGATACTGTTACAACTCAAAATGTTGTGGGCTATATTGAAGGTTCAGATGAAAAACTAAAAAAGGAATTTATAGTAATAGGAGCGCATTATGATCATTGGGGATGGGGAGGAATTGCTTCTGGCAGCAAAAAAAAGGATACAATGGCAATCCACAATGGAGCCGATGATAATGCTTCTGGTGTAGCTGCTTTACTATGTATTTTAGAGAAAGTTTCCAAGTCTAAAGTAAAATCTAAAAGGAGTATTATTTTTGTTTCCTTTAGTGGGGAAGAAGAAGGTTTGTTGGGATCCAAATATTTTGTAAATCACTTACCAATTCCAAAAGATGCGGTCAAAGTAATGCTCAATATGGACATGGTAGGTAGATTAAATGCCGAAAACCAAATTTTTATGGGTGGTGCTGGAACTTTTCCTGATGGTGTTGAACTAATGAAGAATTTAGCAGAGAATAGTGGTTTAAATCCCGTTATTCATGCAGGTGGAGTAGGCGGTTCTGACCATGTGTCATTTTACAAATCTTCCATTTCGGCTGTAGGATTTCATACAGGCGGACATCCGCAATACCATACTCCTGAAGATGACATTGAATTGATTAATTTTAGAGGCGGAGCTTTGGTTTCTCAATATATTTATAATGCTCTAATTTCAATTGCAAATTATGCGCAACCATTGGTTTTTATCAATCGGGATTAA
- a CDS encoding SDR family NAD(P)-dependent oxidoreductase, whose translation MSEKTKPYALITGASKGIGKSIAYELAKQGYPLLLVARSDEELKVLSDDLQLKYGINAAILSIDLSTNGASQKVTDWIKMNNYPIGILINNAGYGVWGYFSQSSLTDQLGMMQLNMNVVVELSHLLVPILSQEKQAYILNISSTAAYQAVPTLAVYSATKAFVLSFTRALRFELAQTSISVSCFSPGPVATGFAERAGLNALSKMAEKFNMQPDEVAKMAVKAMFSKKSEVIPGFTNIISVYANRILPKVFIEKTAAGIYKI comes from the coding sequence ATGAGCGAAAAAACGAAACCCTACGCCTTAATTACCGGTGCCAGCAAAGGCATTGGAAAATCTATTGCTTATGAATTGGCTAAACAGGGTTATCCACTATTGCTTGTTGCAAGAAGTGACGAGGAATTAAAAGTACTATCTGATGATCTTCAGCTTAAATACGGCATCAATGCTGCTATTTTATCGATTGATCTTTCGACAAATGGTGCATCGCAAAAAGTAACCGATTGGATTAAAATGAATAACTATCCAATTGGTATTCTAATTAACAATGCTGGTTATGGTGTGTGGGGCTATTTTAGTCAGTCTTCTTTAACCGATCAGCTTGGTATGATGCAGCTAAACATGAATGTAGTTGTTGAACTTTCCCATTTATTAGTACCCATACTTTCCCAAGAAAAACAAGCCTACATTTTAAACATATCGAGTACTGCTGCATATCAGGCTGTGCCAACGCTAGCTGTTTATTCAGCTACAAAGGCTTTTGTTTTATCGTTTACGCGTGCTTTGCGTTTCGAACTTGCCCAAACTTCAATTTCAGTAAGCTGTTTTAGTCCAGGTCCGGTTGCTACTGGTTTTGCCGAAAGAGCTGGCTTAAACGCCTTAAGCAAAATGGCTGAAAAGTTCAATATGCAGCCAGATGAAGTTGCAAAAATGGCAGTAAAAGCCATGTTTAGCAAAAAATCAGAAGTTATTCCTGGTTTCACAAATATCATTTCGGTTTATGCCAACCGTATATTACCAAAGGTATTTATCGAAAAAACTGCAGCTGGGATTTATAAAATTTAA
- a CDS encoding phytanoyl-CoA dioxygenase family protein, translating into MVSSYKTFTLTEQLTNEQIAFFNEHGFIHFKKFINPETVSSIIDASKQVQQKWIDNNLQKVNGVPIKYGKDLDGSPIVQRFAFINQHHQTLSGLLLDLRFNGLLPLAGEGARLGTEEKDGMVFNHYINGPESKFAKMGWHTDGLRDIFYGAKLNPMLNVGIHLSTLKPENGGLKIIPGTHKQSVYQMLFRKKYFLDHNADPEEVSIIPEAGDLTIHDGRLWHRVAESSIRGEESRRRVIYIPIIAGKYAPKNENSPTVFYQRFAGIVK; encoded by the coding sequence ATGGTATCTTCTTATAAAACCTTTACCCTTACTGAGCAATTAACTAATGAGCAAATTGCCTTTTTTAACGAACATGGCTTCATCCATTTCAAAAAATTTATAAATCCGGAAACTGTTTCATCAATCATTGATGCCTCGAAACAAGTACAGCAAAAATGGATTGACAATAACCTTCAAAAAGTAAATGGTGTTCCAATTAAATATGGAAAAGACTTAGATGGTTCTCCTATTGTACAACGTTTTGCTTTTATCAATCAGCATCATCAAACCTTAAGCGGTCTTTTACTTGATCTAAGATTTAATGGTTTATTACCATTAGCAGGTGAGGGCGCAAGATTAGGTACCGAAGAAAAAGACGGAATGGTTTTTAATCATTATATCAATGGGCCAGAAAGTAAATTTGCTAAAATGGGCTGGCATACAGATGGTTTGAGAGATATTTTTTATGGTGCAAAATTAAACCCGATGTTAAATGTGGGCATTCACTTAAGCACTTTAAAACCCGAAAACGGCGGGCTTAAAATCATTCCGGGTACTCACAAACAAAGTGTTTATCAAATGCTTTTCCGTAAAAAGTACTTTTTAGATCATAATGCCGATCCGGAGGAAGTTTCCATCATTCCAGAAGCTGGAGATTTAACTATTCACGATGGACGTTTGTGGCATAGAGTTGCCGAATCATCTATCCGTGGCGAAGAAAGTAGAAGGAGAGTCATTTATATTCCAATTATAGCAGGAAAATATGCTCCTAAAAACGAGAATAGTCCAACGGTTTTCTATCAGCGTTTTGCTGGAATTGTTAAGTAA
- a CDS encoding CDP-alcohol phosphatidyltransferase family protein — protein MGTETQLEDFSTIAQRTFSDRKRTNILKKAEQLTIVFLLPKVPKFISPNLLTLLGTLGSGFVFLAFVLGTYLTNWYLLLGIIGLAINWLGDSLDGRLAYYRNIPRRWYGFALDIIADWIGIVLIGFGYYIYAKNGTQIVAFAFVALYGWSIIISQLRYKITNEYSIDSGFVGPTELRFIIALILITEVLFKGSITYLAGLITIVLFIINIIDSLKLLKLGDLRDKSQE, from the coding sequence ATGGGAACTGAAACACAGCTTGAAGATTTTAGTACAATTGCACAAAGAACATTTTCGGATCGTAAGCGGACTAATATTTTAAAAAAAGCAGAACAGCTAACGATTGTATTTTTGCTTCCAAAGGTGCCTAAATTCATTTCACCAAACTTGCTCACTTTATTAGGTACACTTGGTTCGGGGTTCGTTTTTCTAGCTTTTGTTTTGGGGACTTATTTAACAAATTGGTATTTGCTTTTGGGTATTATCGGTTTGGCTATAAATTGGTTAGGTGATTCTTTAGATGGAAGACTGGCATATTACAGAAATATTCCACGCCGTTGGTATGGTTTTGCACTCGATATTATTGCCGATTGGATAGGTATTGTACTTATAGGCTTTGGCTACTACATTTATGCTAAAAATGGCACACAAATAGTAGCCTTTGCTTTTGTTGCATTGTATGGTTGGTCTATCATCATCAGTCAGTTACGCTACAAAATTACAAATGAATACAGTATAGATTCTGGCTTTGTTGGCCCAACAGAACTTAGATTTATTATTGCTTTAATTTTAATTACAGAAGTTTTATTTAAGGGATCAATAACCTATTTGGCTGGCTTAATTACTATTGTGTTATTTATAATCAATATTATAGATAGCTTAAAACTTTTAAAGTTAGGCGATTTAAGAGATAAAAGTCAGGAATGA
- a CDS encoding GtrA family protein has translation MFKKKSILTFLQAQVAAFVGGITDYGLMILLTEVVELHFSFSILISGTVGAIINFSINRFWVFKNQSGYSSHINSQLFKFALVVLGSISLKSFGTLIFQKLFQIDYRIGRLITDLFVSYGFNYPLIKYWVFRVKKNPNVIESN, from the coding sequence ATGTTCAAAAAGAAATCCATTTTAACTTTTCTACAAGCACAAGTTGCGGCATTTGTAGGCGGTATTACCGATTATGGCTTAATGATTTTATTGACAGAAGTAGTTGAATTGCATTTTAGTTTTTCTATTCTAATCTCTGGAACCGTAGGTGCCATTATCAATTTTAGCATCAATAGATTCTGGGTATTTAAAAATCAATCTGGTTACAGCAGCCACATCAATAGTCAGCTTTTTAAATTTGCGTTGGTTGTATTGGGAAGTATTTCCTTAAAATCATTTGGTACGCTTATTTTTCAAAAATTATTTCAAATCGATTATAGAATCGGAAGATTAATCACGGATTTGTTTGTTTCTTATGGATTTAACTATCCATTGATTAAATATTGGGTTTTTAGAGTAAAGAAAAACCCGAATGTAATCGAATCAAATTAG
- a CDS encoding DUF4833 domain-containing protein, producing MNKLQFKKNIKLLIVLTILVNIISGNLLAQSKNPSPLHFPTPKNIDNMLFYIQRDPNINTAIYAINYQENGKINKSNPIKSYWIRYAEKGEKKDFSYVQRKFAYGIESKTLNNEEFKLQFVSYKKLPLTLKKIDSDQKYHVFVNVNQKKIQVEKIFVRIEGGSFWLPNVKYAEVSGIDAISNKAITERIVLN from the coding sequence ATGAATAAATTACAATTTAAAAAAAATATAAAATTATTAATCGTTCTAACGATCTTAGTAAATATAATTTCCGGAAATCTATTGGCACAATCCAAAAATCCATCGCCATTACATTTTCCAACGCCGAAAAATATAGATAATATGCTATTTTACATTCAGCGGGATCCAAATATAAACACTGCTATTTATGCCATAAATTACCAGGAAAATGGAAAAATAAATAAAAGCAATCCTATAAAATCGTATTGGATTCGATATGCTGAGAAAGGAGAGAAAAAAGATTTTAGTTACGTACAACGCAAATTTGCATACGGAATAGAAAGTAAAACTTTAAATAATGAGGAGTTTAAGCTTCAGTTTGTATCGTATAAAAAGTTACCCTTAACCTTGAAAAAGATAGATTCAGATCAGAAATATCATGTTTTTGTAAATGTAAATCAGAAAAAAATTCAAGTAGAAAAAATATTTGTACGTATTGAAGGAGGTTCTTTTTGGCTACCAAATGTGAAATATGCCGAAGTTAGCGGAATTGATGCTATCTCAAATAAAGCAATTACTGAAAGAATCGTATTAAATTAA
- a CDS encoding serine hydrolase domain-containing protein, whose product MKMILIKKTNILQLLSLILVLSSCNQKNKEGILSDNELPKDTLPHMEPPTKKLPKLTAQYINSKRNAIEHFYNKNWPNNSMNGSFLVAKNGQIIFEKYEGMANFRDERPITATTPLHLASVTKIITASAVLKLIDAKKISLDQKVNTILPNFPFPEVTVKMLLNHRSGMRNYAYFTDKKDGVWDRHDILSNKDIVNLMATKDIGLESRTGTRFAYCNTNYAVLALIIEKTTGLSYKKAMERMIFKPLGMNHTYVFDYEKDKDTAVTSYKGNKVEIGKDYLDAIYGDKNIYSTPRDLLKFDMARSNPGFLSPKLLKLVYTPFSNEHKGQKNYGLGIRMINWETGQNFYFHNGWWHGNTSSYITLPKEQLTIIALSNKFTTKTYQVKKLAPLFGDYPFKLSKDEKEE is encoded by the coding sequence ATGAAAATGATTTTGATAAAAAAGACAAATATACTACAATTACTCTCGCTTATTTTGGTTTTGAGTTCTTGTAACCAAAAGAATAAAGAAGGAATACTTTCTGACAACGAATTACCTAAGGACACACTCCCTCACATGGAGCCTCCAACTAAGAAGTTACCTAAATTAACCGCACAATACATTAACTCCAAAAGAAATGCCATCGAGCATTTTTATAATAAAAACTGGCCTAACAACAGTATGAACGGCAGCTTTTTGGTGGCAAAGAACGGTCAAATTATCTTTGAAAAATACGAAGGAATGGCTAATTTTAGGGATGAAAGACCTATTACAGCTACTACTCCACTTCATCTGGCATCAGTAACTAAAATTATAACTGCATCGGCTGTTTTAAAATTAATTGATGCTAAGAAAATTAGTTTAGACCAAAAAGTAAATACCATTTTACCTAATTTTCCTTTTCCGGAAGTAACCGTTAAAATGCTTTTAAATCACCGTAGCGGAATGCGTAATTACGCCTATTTTACAGATAAAAAAGACGGAGTTTGGGATAGACATGATATTTTGTCTAATAAAGACATTGTAAATTTAATGGCTACAAAAGATATTGGTTTAGAATCCAGAACAGGAACCCGTTTTGCCTATTGCAATACTAATTATGCAGTTTTGGCTCTAATTATAGAAAAAACAACAGGACTTAGCTATAAAAAAGCCATGGAGCGTATGATTTTTAAACCATTAGGAATGAATCACACCTATGTTTTTGACTATGAAAAAGACAAAGATACTGCAGTTACTTCGTATAAAGGCAATAAAGTCGAAATTGGTAAAGATTATCTTGATGCGATTTATGGGGATAAAAACATTTATTCTACACCACGAGATTTATTAAAATTTGATATGGCCAGAAGCAATCCCGGTTTTTTAAGTCCCAAATTACTAAAATTAGTATATACTCCTTTTAGTAATGAACATAAAGGTCAAAAAAATTATGGCCTGGGCATACGAATGATTAATTGGGAAACAGGACAAAATTTCTATTTCCACAACGGATGGTGGCATGGTAACACCTCTTCTTATATTACTTTGCCAAAAGAACAGCTTACCATTATTGCTTTATCGAATAAGTTTACAACAAAAACCTATCAGGTTAAAAAATTAGCTCCTCTGTTTGGTGATTATCCATTCAAATTGAGTAAAGACGAAAAAGAGGAATAA
- a CDS encoding NAD(P)-dependent oxidoreductase: MKFGIIRERKTPADKRVVFSPDALVKLKTLYPEVIVKVESSAVRTFSDAEYQILGLEVAEDVSDCDVLFGVKEIPVEDLIPNKSYFFFSHTIKKQPHNRALLQGLLAKNVDFYDHETIVDANNHRLIGFGYYAGMVGTYNSIRAFGLKFELFKLPKAETLSGKEDLIRHLKRIILPPIKFVVTGTGKVGSGVKEILDAIKVKSVTVENYLTKNYTQPVYTQIEALEYNKRKDGTVLEIADFFQNPQDYESNFERFTKVSDIVITAHFYANGAPQILSRTMLQSNDCKIKVVADISCDVNGPIACTLRSSTIEEPYYGYLPIENKEVDVFHPAAIVVMAVDNLPCTLPKDSSEGFGAMFLEHVIPAFFNEDKDGILQRAKITENGKLTPRFSYLQDYVEV, encoded by the coding sequence ATGAAATTTGGAATAATAAGAGAACGAAAAACTCCAGCTGACAAAAGAGTGGTTTTTTCACCCGATGCATTAGTAAAATTAAAAACATTGTATCCTGAAGTGATCGTTAAAGTGGAAAGTTCAGCTGTCAGAACTTTTAGCGATGCAGAATATCAAATTTTAGGGCTTGAAGTAGCTGAGGATGTAAGTGATTGTGATGTTTTGTTTGGGGTTAAAGAAATTCCTGTGGAAGACTTGATCCCGAATAAGTCTTATTTCTTTTTTTCGCACACGATAAAAAAACAGCCACACAACAGAGCTTTATTACAAGGACTATTAGCCAAAAATGTTGATTTTTATGACCATGAAACTATTGTCGATGCTAATAATCATCGTTTAATTGGTTTTGGATATTATGCTGGAATGGTGGGTACTTATAACAGTATTCGTGCATTCGGATTAAAATTTGAATTATTCAAATTGCCTAAAGCCGAAACACTTTCCGGTAAAGAAGATCTAATTCGTCATTTAAAGAGAATCATTTTACCACCTATCAAGTTTGTGGTTACCGGAACCGGAAAAGTAGGCAGCGGTGTAAAAGAAATTTTAGATGCCATTAAAGTGAAATCGGTTACGGTGGAGAATTATTTGACTAAAAATTATACGCAGCCTGTTTATACTCAAATAGAAGCTTTAGAATACAACAAAAGAAAAGACGGAACAGTTTTAGAAATTGCTGATTTTTTTCAAAATCCACAGGATTATGAGAGTAATTTTGAGCGCTTTACAAAAGTGTCAGATATTGTAATTACAGCACATTTTTATGCGAATGGAGCACCTCAGATTTTGAGCAGAACAATGCTGCAATCTAATGATTGTAAAATTAAAGTAGTTGCCGATATTTCTTGTGATGTTAATGGACCAATTGCTTGCACCTTGCGTTCGTCAACTATCGAAGAACCTTATTATGGTTATTTACCAATAGAAAATAAGGAAGTAGATGTGTTTCATCCTGCTGCGATTGTGGTTATGGCAGTTGATAATTTGCCTTGTACATTGCCTAAAGACTCCAGTGAAGGTTTTGGTGCTATGTTTCTGGAGCATGTGATTCCTGCTTTTTTTAATGAAGATAAAGATGGGATTTTGCAGAGAGCCAAGATTACTGAAAACGGTAAATTAACGCCTAGATTTAGTTATTTACAGGACTATGTTGAAGTTTGA